In one Desulfoferula mesophila genomic region, the following are encoded:
- a CDS encoding Ldh family oxidoreductase, with product MSGKTLTLEKAHGLVVQALVKHRTDPANAALVADALVAAEADGQKGHGLSRLPSYCGQAASGKVDGFATPQVQPAAAAALRVDARHGFAYPAMALAVEKLSELTPTSGVAVAAVFNSHHCGLAGYHVEALARRGLVGLLFANTPQAIAPWGGSRGLFGTNPIAFAVPREKHDPMVIDLSLSKVARGKIMFAKQEGQAIPEGWAVDAAGKPTTDPVAALAGTMLPMGDAKGAALVLMVEILAAVLTGSHFGFEATSFFDAEGEPPSVGQLLLAMAPGPVSGGAFASRLETLLAAILDQEGTRLPGDRRLGLREKAQKEGLALTDQQYEQLQRLAADH from the coding sequence GCGGCAAGACCCTGACCCTGGAGAAGGCCCACGGCCTGGTGGTGCAGGCCCTGGTGAAGCATCGCACCGACCCGGCCAACGCCGCCCTGGTGGCCGACGCCCTGGTGGCGGCCGAGGCCGACGGCCAGAAGGGGCACGGCCTTTCGCGGCTGCCCTCCTATTGCGGCCAGGCGGCCAGCGGCAAGGTGGACGGCTTCGCCACTCCCCAAGTCCAGCCGGCGGCCGCCGCGGCGCTCAGGGTGGACGCCCGCCACGGCTTCGCCTATCCGGCCATGGCCCTGGCGGTGGAAAAGCTCTCCGAGCTGACCCCCACCAGCGGCGTGGCGGTGGCGGCGGTGTTCAACTCCCACCACTGCGGCTTGGCCGGCTACCACGTGGAGGCCCTGGCCCGCCGGGGCCTGGTGGGCCTGCTTTTCGCCAACACTCCCCAAGCCATCGCCCCCTGGGGCGGCAGCCGGGGCCTGTTCGGCACCAACCCCATCGCCTTCGCGGTGCCCCGGGAAAAGCACGACCCCATGGTCATCGACCTGTCGCTGAGCAAGGTGGCCCGCGGCAAGATCATGTTCGCCAAGCAGGAAGGCCAGGCCATCCCCGAAGGCTGGGCCGTGGACGCGGCGGGCAAGCCCACCACCGACCCGGTGGCCGCCCTGGCCGGCACCATGCTGCCCATGGGCGACGCCAAAGGAGCGGCCCTGGTGCTGATGGTGGAAATCCTGGCCGCCGTGCTCACCGGCAGCCATTTCGGTTTCGAGGCCACCAGCTTCTTCGACGCCGAGGGCGAGCCCCCCAGCGTGGGCCAGCTGCTGCTGGCCATGGCTCCGGGCCCGGTCTCCGGCGGCGCCTTCGCCTCGCGCTTGGAAACCTTGCTCGCGGCCATCTTGGACCAAGAGGGCACCCGCCTGCCCGGCGATCGCCGGTTGGGGCTCCGGGAAAAAGCGCAAAAGGAGGGCCTGGCCCTCACCGACCAACAATATGAACAGCTTCAGCGGCTGGCCGCTGACCACTAG